In Streptomyces sp. NBC_00344, the genomic window CGGGCGCGGCCGCGTAGTCGTACGTCGCGCCGGGCCGGGGATCCGCCAGCAGACCGGAGTTGAAGACGCCTCCGACCACCACGCTCCTGCCCCGCGCGGCGGCCTCGGGCAGCAGCTCGTCGAATGCCGACGTGTCGAGCAGAGTGCAGCGCCCGGCGCAGAGCACCACATCGGCATCCGTGTCGCGGAGGAAGCGGGTGAGCATCCGCGTCTGGTTCATCCCCGCGCCGATGGCACCCACCACGCCTTCGGAGCGCAGCTTCTCCAGCATCGGGTAGGCCTGGCCGAAGGCCTCGTCCGGGTGCTGGTCGGGGTCGTGCAGATAGACGATGTCGACCCGGTCCAGACCGAGACGGTCCAGGCTGGCCTCGATGCTGCGCCGCACTCCGTCCGCGCTGAAGTCCCAGACCCTGTGGTGGGTGGCGGGTACGGCGAAACCGTTCGAGAGGTCGTCGCCCACCCCGGAGCCCGGTTCCAGCAGTCGTCCGACCTTGGTGGACACCACGTACTCCGCGCGCGGCCGGTCGCGGAGGGCCGTGCCCAGTCGGCGCTCGGACAGCCCCAGTCCGTAGTGCGGTGCGGTGTCGAAGCATCTGATGCCGGATTCCCAGGCAGCGTCCACGGCTGCCTGGGCATCCGCCGGATCGACAGGCGTGTAGAGATTGCCGATCCCAGCCGCGCCGAAGGACAGTTCCGTGATGTCGACCGTGCTGTTTCCGATCTTGGTGCGCCGCATGGGTCGAATATTCATCGGATCACTACGGGCCGTCAACACCCGTGCAGCT contains:
- a CDS encoding aldo/keto reductase; amino-acid sequence: MRRTKIGNSTVDITELSFGAAGIGNLYTPVDPADAQAAVDAAWESGIRCFDTAPHYGLGLSERRLGTALRDRPRAEYVVSTKVGRLLEPGSGVGDDLSNGFAVPATHHRVWDFSADGVRRSIEASLDRLGLDRVDIVYLHDPDQHPDEAFGQAYPMLEKLRSEGVVGAIGAGMNQTRMLTRFLRDTDADVVLCAGRCTLLDTSAFDELLPEAAARGRSVVVGGVFNSGLLADPRPGATYDYAAAPAAVLDRALRMEAVAARYGVPLRAAALGFPRRHPAVASVLVGARSAAEVRDAAEMLSLPLPDALWQELSELQGTGAADR